Proteins encoded by one window of Acetivibrio thermocellus ATCC 27405:
- a CDS encoding Mu transposase C-terminal domain-containing protein, with protein sequence MLGSSSTDAIGPGSVFQIDATVADVYLVSRFNRTHIIGRPVLYIVQDCFSKLIVGLYVGLEGPSWIGAAMALANTAGNKVSFCSQYGIDIQEEEWPVHHLPQAILADRGEMLSDNAESLIMNLGITVKNTPPFRADWKPLVERYFKLTNERTKSLLPGAVNTDFMQRGGRDYRLDAKLDLMQFTAIIIKCALFHNNHYRIDNYNKDEMMVADEVEPIPREIWNWGIANRMGKLRHVDEEVVKLNLMPSDNGVVTAKGIRFKGLFYSSKSSMKEQWFVKARSSGSWKVPVSYDPRNMNYIYIKKSATEFEKCYLLEYQTAFKDKYIEEIEYLMEWEKMQKAKSLDEGLQAKADLITEIETIVEGAKSKTNKELSLSTESDAQRKKNIRQNRQVEKEINREIEAFELDRQPNNKNAEIISLNELEEELPSNPLDLLRRKQREMLGKINE encoded by the coding sequence GTGTTGGGAAGTTCTAGTACTGATGCTATAGGACCTGGCTCAGTATTCCAAATTGATGCAACTGTGGCTGATGTATATTTGGTTTCCCGTTTCAACAGAACACATATTATAGGCAGACCTGTTTTATATATTGTCCAGGACTGCTTTTCCAAACTTATTGTGGGGCTTTATGTAGGACTTGAAGGGCCGTCATGGATTGGAGCAGCAATGGCTCTTGCAAACACTGCTGGAAACAAAGTTTCTTTTTGTAGTCAGTATGGTATAGATATTCAGGAAGAAGAATGGCCTGTACATCATCTCCCTCAGGCAATTTTGGCAGACCGAGGGGAAATGCTGTCAGACAATGCAGAGAGTTTGATTATGAATCTTGGAATTACGGTAAAGAATACCCCGCCTTTCAGGGCTGACTGGAAGCCGTTAGTAGAAAGATATTTTAAATTGACCAATGAGCGTACAAAATCATTACTTCCTGGAGCGGTAAATACAGATTTTATGCAGCGAGGCGGGAGAGATTACAGGCTTGATGCGAAACTTGATTTAATGCAATTTACTGCCATTATTATAAAATGTGCGTTATTCCACAACAACCATTATCGTATTGACAATTACAACAAAGATGAAATGATGGTGGCAGACGAAGTGGAACCTATTCCAAGGGAAATCTGGAACTGGGGTATCGCTAACCGAATGGGCAAACTTCGGCACGTAGATGAGGAAGTAGTGAAACTTAACCTGATGCCGTCGGATAATGGGGTGGTTACGGCAAAAGGGATAAGGTTTAAAGGGCTGTTCTACAGTTCTAAATCAAGCATGAAAGAGCAGTGGTTTGTAAAAGCCCGTAGCAGTGGAAGTTGGAAAGTGCCTGTATCCTATGACCCAAGAAACATGAATTACATATACATTAAGAAATCTGCCACCGAGTTTGAGAAATGCTACCTGCTGGAATATCAGACGGCATTTAAGGATAAGTACATTGAAGAAATTGAATACCTGATGGAGTGGGAAAAGATGCAAAAGGCTAAAAGTCTTGATGAGGGATTGCAGGCCAAGGCAGATTTAATAACAGAAATAGAAACAATAGTTGAAGGGGCAAAAAGCAAGACAAATAAAGAACTTTCACTATCAACAGAAAGCGATGCACAAAGGAAGAAAAACATACGGCAAAACAGGCAGGTTGAAAAGGAGATAAATCGGGAGATAGAGGCTTTTGAATTGGATAGGCAACCTAATAATAAGAATGCAGAGATAATCTCTCTTAATGAACTGGAAGAAGAGTTACCATCCAATCCTCTGGATTTGTTGAGAAGAAAACAGAGGGAGATGCTTGGGAAGATTAACGAATAA
- a CDS encoding helix-turn-helix domain-containing protein, which yields MSMELLFENRKLIGKNILNIIKDKGYTKSSFSRLTNISRPTLDKLIKGEVDSLATFKTHIQKILDSQNMDEEQLLNYVPKYKAKKELVFALSDNAPENHALKPNAQEMFGILEDIVHMCELYYN from the coding sequence ATGAGTATGGAATTATTATTTGAAAATAGAAAACTAATTGGCAAAAATATATTGAATATCATTAAAGACAAAGGATATACAAAGTCTTCCTTCTCAAGGCTTACTAATATTTCACGGCCTACTTTGGATAAACTAATCAAAGGAGAAGTCGACAGCCTTGCTACATTCAAAACCCATATTCAAAAGATTTTGGACAGCCAGAATATGGATGAAGAACAACTACTAAACTATGTTCCAAAGTACAAGGCGAAAAAGGAACTTGTTTTTGCGCTGTCTGACAATGCACCAGAAAATCATGCCCTGAAACCTAATGCTCAAGAGATGTTTGGTATTTTAGAGGATATAGTTCATATGTGTGAACTGTATTACAATTAA
- a CDS encoding ImmA/IrrE family metallo-endopeptidase, with product MSELITSNNLEQVIEKNNLIKDDILRLTNDFTVRFNKSGVTGQDKLSFSVLKENHLIQIPIDDEYWGGAIITKGNIKIPVINTAQPRVYQYFVAWHEIYHLFYDLSLRDETHNIAVDMDLNERKADYFAAKMIFGNVYDYYYSLDDEDFIDRVIKCMDVYKAPYKAVLIELFEEAVTKYNDLDLKEKILEHFDNKPENLVQKFIDLELDAELVKPSYVVSLGGLEKKIQSVMKENPDVSHHKDNYQFLLTLKNKIKKGVEGLAK from the coding sequence ATGTCGGAATTAATAACGAGTAATAATCTTGAGCAGGTTATTGAAAAAAATAACCTGATTAAAGATGATATATTAAGATTAACAAATGATTTTACAGTCAGATTTAATAAGTCGGGAGTAACGGGGCAGGATAAACTGTCTTTTTCGGTATTAAAAGAGAATCATTTAATCCAGATTCCCATTGATGATGAGTATTGGGGCGGGGCTATTATTACAAAGGGAAATATCAAAATACCAGTTATCAATACAGCCCAGCCACGTGTCTATCAATATTTTGTTGCATGGCATGAAATATATCATTTGTTCTATGACCTCAGTTTAAGGGATGAGACCCATAACATTGCCGTTGATATGGATTTAAATGAAAGAAAAGCAGATTATTTTGCAGCAAAAATGATTTTTGGCAATGTGTACGATTACTACTATTCATTAGATGATGAAGATTTTATCGACAGAGTCATAAAATGCATGGATGTATATAAGGCACCATATAAGGCAGTACTGATAGAACTGTTTGAAGAAGCCGTTACAAAATATAATGATTTGGATTTAAAAGAAAAAATTCTTGAGCATTTTGATAATAAGCCTGAGAACTTAGTGCAGAAATTTATAGATTTGGAATTGGATGCAGAGTTAGTGAAACCCTCATATGTTGTAAGTTTAGGTGGTTTGGAGAAGAAAATACAAAGTGTTATGAAAGAAAACCCAGATGTCTCCCATCATAAAGATAATTATCAGTTTCTGCTCACGCTAAAGAATAAAATTAAAAAAGGAGTGGAGGGGCTTGCCAAATGA
- a CDS encoding ATP-binding protein — MAKVVIPNGAEGEEAVYREQVIREYSGNPFIEALPPIYAPEEVVEKLAVYPPYSEEERNLDAHYRIHLTQKLFHCFQPLPQHLDLESRISRVIRQGYLPRNPVSKEYVISLKDGYRAVQNCDINANQQFRSTACGFTIIGVSGMGKSVSINRVLSMYPQVIVHSRYKGQGFSFYQLVWLKLDTPFDGSVKGLCIDFFNKVDQLMGTDFYKKVANSRKSVDYMLTLMCQVVRNTGLGLLIIDEVQHLCGARGLGDERMLNFFVTLVNTAGVPIILIATPKAMSILQSEFRQARRGSGQGDMVWERLQYDENFEILLDSLWQYQWTRKESILTKSMRELLYEESQGIIDIICKIIVMAQTIAISTGKEQVDEKLIQQVAREHLQLVRPMILALKSGNIREIAKYSDICTAEIDYGKLVNQEKLPVEMRMRIRAIKEQKEKREKENKTSKMEQALYKLAELGIDVAKARKAVEAVFEAEGHNIDEGQLVIKAIQVLSGNTTEKKSKKVKTTPKSENDLRYIVEEGRNQGKSAYDALKDKGYIKGEKNDTLFKAV, encoded by the coding sequence ATGGCAAAAGTGGTAATACCCAACGGTGCGGAGGGAGAAGAGGCAGTATATAGGGAGCAGGTAATAAGAGAATATTCAGGAAATCCTTTTATAGAGGCGCTTCCGCCTATTTATGCTCCTGAAGAAGTGGTCGAAAAGTTGGCCGTTTATCCGCCATACAGTGAAGAGGAGCGAAATCTCGACGCACACTATAGGATACATCTTACCCAAAAACTTTTTCATTGCTTCCAGCCTCTACCCCAGCATTTGGATTTGGAAAGCAGGATTTCAAGAGTTATACGGCAGGGGTACTTGCCGAGGAATCCAGTGAGCAAAGAATATGTAATAAGTTTAAAGGATGGGTATAGGGCTGTACAGAATTGTGATATCAATGCCAACCAGCAGTTTAGAAGCACAGCCTGTGGTTTTACTATTATTGGCGTATCAGGCATGGGAAAATCAGTATCAATTAATAGGGTTTTGTCTATGTATCCGCAGGTAATTGTGCATAGCAGGTATAAGGGGCAGGGATTCAGTTTTTATCAATTAGTATGGTTAAAGTTGGACACCCCTTTCGACGGAAGCGTGAAAGGACTCTGTATTGATTTTTTTAACAAAGTAGACCAATTAATGGGGACTGATTTTTACAAGAAAGTTGCTAATTCAAGAAAGTCTGTTGATTATATGCTGACGCTTATGTGTCAGGTAGTAAGAAATACAGGGCTGGGCTTGCTTATTATCGATGAAGTCCAGCATCTGTGCGGGGCAAGAGGCCTTGGCGATGAAAGGATGCTTAACTTTTTTGTAACTCTTGTCAATACCGCAGGAGTACCTATTATATTAATAGCAACTCCCAAGGCTATGTCAATTTTACAGAGTGAATTCCGACAGGCAAGAAGGGGTTCAGGCCAGGGGGATATGGTGTGGGAAAGGTTACAGTATGATGAAAACTTTGAAATACTGCTGGATTCCCTTTGGCAGTATCAGTGGACGAGGAAAGAAAGCATATTAACAAAGAGCATGCGAGAATTGTTGTATGAAGAATCTCAGGGAATAATTGATATAATCTGTAAAATCATTGTCATGGCACAAACTATTGCAATTTCCACTGGAAAAGAGCAGGTTGATGAAAAATTAATACAACAAGTAGCAAGAGAACATCTCCAATTGGTTAGACCGATGATTTTAGCGTTGAAATCGGGGAACATTAGGGAGATTGCTAAATATTCTGATATTTGCACGGCTGAGATTGACTATGGCAAGTTAGTGAATCAGGAGAAACTGCCAGTAGAAATGCGGATGAGAATAAGGGCAATAAAGGAGCAAAAGGAAAAAAGGGAAAAGGAAAATAAGACTTCAAAAATGGAACAGGCTCTTTACAAGTTAGCGGAACTTGGTATTGATGTTGCAAAAGCCAGAAAAGCCGTTGAAGCAGTGTTTGAAGCAGAAGGCCATAATATAGATGAAGGACAACTTGTTATAAAAGCGATTCAGGTTCTTTCAGGAAACACAACGGAAAAGAAGTCTAAAAAAGTGAAGACTACTCCGAAATCAGAAAATGACTTGCGCTATATTGTGGAGGAAGGTAGAAATCAGGGCAAATCGGCATATGATGCATTAAAGGACAAGGGATACATCAAAGGAGAGAAGAATGATACTTTGTTCAAGGCGGTGTAA
- a CDS encoding IS256-like element ISCth4 family transposase: protein MARKRIITPEKKELIRNLISEYNITSAKDLQEALKDLLGDTIQNMLEAELDEHLGYEKYESTEEAKSNYRNGYTSKTLKSSVGQVEIDIPRDRNAEFEPKIVPRYKRDISEIENKIIAMYARGMSTREINEQIQEIYGFEVSAEMVSKITDKILPEIEEWQKRPLGEVYPIVFIDAIHFSVKNDGIVGKKAVYIVLAIDIEGQKDVIGIYVGENESSKFWLSVLNDLKNRGVKDILILCADALSGIKDAINAAFPNTEYQRCIVHQIRNTLKYVSDKDRKEFARDLKRIYTAPNEKAGYDQMLEVSEKWEKKYPAAMKSWKSNWDVICPFFKYSEELRKIMYTTNTIESLNSSYRRINKSRTVFPGDQSLLKSIYLATVKITSKWTMRYKNWGLILGQLQIMFEGRI from the coding sequence ATGGCAAGAAAAAGGATAATAACACCAGAAAAGAAAGAGCTTATCAGAAATCTCATTTCTGAGTACAACATTACTTCAGCAAAGGATTTGCAGGAAGCATTGAAGGATCTGCTCGGAGATACGATACAAAATATGTTGGAAGCAGAGCTGGATGAACATCTCGGATATGAAAAGTACGAATCAACTGAAGAAGCGAAATCAAATTACCGTAACGGGTACACATCAAAAACATTAAAGTCAAGTGTAGGGCAAGTGGAAATAGATATCCCGCGGGACCGGAATGCAGAATTCGAGCCGAAAATTGTTCCCAGGTATAAAAGGGACATTTCAGAAATTGAAAATAAAATAATAGCAATGTATGCGCGGGGGATGTCTACCAGAGAAATCAACGAGCAGATACAGGAAATCTACGGATTTGAAGTATCTGCCGAGATGGTAAGTAAGATCACTGATAAAATACTACCTGAGATAGAAGAGTGGCAGAAAAGGCCTCTGGGAGAGGTTTATCCGATAGTATTTATTGACGCAATTCATTTTTCAGTAAAAAATGACGGCATTGTTGGGAAGAAGGCCGTATATATTGTGCTGGCGATTGATATAGAAGGGCAGAAAGATGTTATCGGTATTTATGTAGGAGAAAATGAGAGCTCAAAATTCTGGCTGAGTGTCTTAAATGACCTTAAAAACAGAGGAGTTAAAGACATCCTGATTCTCTGTGCTGATGCACTTTCAGGGATAAAGGATGCAATCAATGCGGCTTTTCCGAATACTGAATATCAGAGGTGTATAGTACACCAGATAAGAAACACGCTAAAGTATGTGTCAGATAAAGACCGAAAGGAATTTGCCAGGGACTTGAAACGGATATATACGGCTCCGAATGAGAAGGCAGGGTACGACCAGATGCTTGAGGTTTCAGAGAAATGGGAGAAGAAATACCCGGCAGCTATGAAGAGCTGGAAGAGCAATTGGGATGTTATTTGTCCATTTTTTAAGTATTCGGAGGAACTACGTAAAATCATGTATACGACCAATACTATTGAGAGCCTGAATAGCAGTTATAGAAGGATAAACAAATCAAGGACAGTATTTCCTGGCGACCAGTCACTTTTAAAGAGCATATATTTAGCTACAGTGAAGATTACTTCAAAATGGACGATGCGTTACAAAAACTGGGGTTTGATACTGGGACAGCTACAGATTATGTTCGAAGGGCGTATATAG
- a CDS encoding heteromeric transposase endonuclease subunit TnsA, whose protein sequence is MAKRKTDWDENKLNKWLQEGRGQGEGKEYKPWLTVTDFSSRGRCSRIKGIKTGRVHHFMADIETWYFYLLEFDEGNKIIDIREFYPLLDFDEVVQDKQDISKNLFIDKKTGCPYVLTTTFLITVKLKNGKTSYAARSVKSSKILERKTTLEKLEMERRYWQIKGVDWAIVTEKDINRDKAKNIEWALSSIHMLPDMRFNEDDIVELGSALQFRLANSTKSIRSVIADFDYDYALDTGTGLFLFRYLVAVKAIKIDMETPIDLNAPANSIQIVRDMEEGMRSAGG, encoded by the coding sequence ATGGCTAAGCGGAAAACGGATTGGGATGAAAATAAATTAAATAAATGGTTACAGGAGGGTAGGGGGCAGGGAGAAGGAAAGGAATATAAACCCTGGCTTACTGTTACAGATTTCTCCTCAAGGGGGAGGTGCAGCCGTATCAAGGGAATCAAAACGGGAAGGGTTCATCATTTTATGGCGGATATTGAAACCTGGTACTTTTACCTTTTAGAATTTGACGAAGGGAACAAAATAATCGATATTCGGGAGTTTTATCCGCTGCTGGATTTTGATGAAGTTGTCCAAGATAAGCAGGATATTAGCAAGAATCTGTTTATTGACAAAAAAACTGGCTGTCCATATGTCCTTACCACAACATTTCTAATTACCGTTAAGTTGAAGAATGGGAAAACCTCATATGCTGCAAGGAGTGTGAAATCATCAAAAATTCTTGAGAGAAAAACAACGCTTGAAAAGTTGGAAATGGAGCGCAGGTATTGGCAAATAAAAGGTGTGGACTGGGCTATTGTGACGGAGAAAGACATAAACCGTGATAAAGCCAAAAACATAGAATGGGCGCTTTCATCAATACATATGCTGCCTGACATGAGGTTTAATGAGGATGATATAGTTGAACTTGGTTCAGCGCTTCAGTTCAGGCTTGCTAACAGTACAAAATCCATACGGAGTGTAATTGCTGATTTTGATTATGATTATGCTCTGGATACAGGGACAGGCCTGTTCTTGTTCCGTTATCTGGTTGCCGTAAAAGCGATTAAGATTGATATGGAAACACCAATAGACTTAAATGCTCCCGCAAACAGTATTCAAATTGTTAGGGATATGGAGGAGGGAATGCGGAGTGCTGGCGGTTAA